GCTCGTGCCCGACGGTCTTTAGGTAGGTGGGGTTACTTTTCCTCGTTGCCAGCAGCAAGGTGAGCTGGGCGCGCAATTTCCGCCAGATTTTGAGCAGCCGTTTATTGTTTGTGGGGCGGAAGATGGCTTCATCAAAATCGAGATCTGCATTGGTGACATCCAGGCGATTGTCCACGTGGTGGGCGTGGGTGTCAATAACCTCGGCAAGTCGGTGAAGTTCCGCCACAACGTCCTCGGAGACTTTCCCTGCAAGGGATCGAATGGCCAGGGGGTCGAGGGACAAGCGAAGATCAAAAAGCTCGTCGAGGTCGTGGTCGTCGAGCTTGATAACGCGTGAGCCTCGGTGCCAAATGGTTTCTACCAGTCCTTCTTGTTCTAGTTGCGCGATCACGGCACGCACGGGACCTCGGCTAACCCCCAAAGCTGCAGCCAACGCAACTTCATTGAGGCGTTCTCCGGGTTTGAGCTCTCCCTCAAAATGCTGGTGCGAATTTTTGCAACGACCTCATCGGTGAGTCCGCGTCGATTAAGCGAAGTAACCACTTTCTACGTCTCCTCCACGACTCGGCTCCGATGACACCAGCACTATTGAATGAGCAAAGTTGTATCAAGTACAAGAAACTCCCTGTGCACGTAGTCAGATGCCAACATACACAGGGAGTTTTATTGCGGAGATACTAGCGGCAATTAGATTGCTGCGAAGCCTGCCTCAAGGTCAGCGATGATGTCATCGATGGTTTCGATGCCAACGGACAGGCGGATGGTGGACTGGGTGATACCAGCGCGTGCCAGACCAGCTTCATCAGACTGGGAGTGGGTGGTGGTTGCTGGGTGAACCACTAGGGAGCGAACGTCACCGATGTTGGCCAGGTTAGAGTGCAGCTTGAGTGCGTCGATAAAAGCCCAAGCTTCGTCCTTGCCGCCCTTGATCTCGAAGGTCAGGACCGATCCGGTGTACTTGAGACCCAGCTTTTCCTTGGTGGCATACCACGGGGAATCTTTCAGGCCTGCGAAGTTAACCTTTTCTACCTTCTCATGGTTGTCGAGGAATTCTGCAACCTTGATGGCGTTTTCATTGTGGCGTTCTAGGCGGAGGGGGAGAGTGTCGATGCCTTGAACGGCTGCCCATGCGTTGAATGCAGAAAGGGTGGAGCCGGTATCGCGAAGCAGACCAACGCGGGCCTTTAGGCCGAAGGCTGCTGCACCGAGGTCGGCGTACTTCAGGCCGTGGTATGCAGGATCTGGGGTGACGAAGTAGGGAAATACTGGCTTGCCCTCGCGTTCGACGGTCCAATCAAACTGTCCGCCGTCGACAAGCACGCCGCCGAGTCCTGAGCCGTTGCCCGTGTAGAACTTGGTCAGGGATGCAACCACGATGTCTGCGCCGAGCTCGATCGGGCGCACAAGCGCCGCGGTCGCGATGGTGTTGTCAATAATGAGTGGCACATTGTTGCGGTGTGCCACCTCGGCAACGGCAGGGATGTCCAGCACGTCTGCCTGTGGGTTGGCAAAGGTCTCGCCGAAGAATGCCTTGGTGTTGGGCTGAACTGCTGCCTGCCATGACTCAGGATCGTCCGGGTTTTCCACAAAGCTGATGTCAATGCCCAGGCGGTTTAACGTGATGAGGAATAGGGTTTCGGTGCCACCGTATAGACGGGGGGAGGTGACAATGTGGTCGCCTGCGCCCGCCAGGTTGAGGATGGCGTTGGTGGTTGCTGCCTGTCCGGAGGAGAATGCAACAGCATGAACGCCACCCTCAAGGGATGCGATGCGGTTTTCCAGAGCCTCTACGGTGGGGTTGGTGAGGCGGGAGTAAACAGGGCCGAGATCTTCCAATGCGAAGCGCTGCTTTGCGTGTTCTGCGGAATCGAAAACGAAGGCAGTGGACTGGTAAATGGGGAGGTTGCGGGCGCTTGTCTGACCGTCAACTGGCTGGCCTGCGTGGATGGAGCGGGTTTCAAATCCCCATTGGTTAGCGTTGGAATTGTCGTACTTAGGCATGTTCTCGAAGTCCTTTAATGGTTGGAAAATGATTCTCCCACCCACCGTACTGAACAGATCGGTCTATCGCAATAGACTAAGCGGTATAAATTCTTCACCATACCCTGGTAGATGGCGGGCCGCCCAGAAGGGCCGGGTGGTTCTCCACGTTTCCCCTAGGAAACTACCACGTATGTGGGGGTGAAAACGATTGCGACCACATAACCCTAACATCGCTGGTAAACGCGAAACCTACCACTTCCAGCAAGGGGTGTGACTAACCCCGATAGAAATGCGTGTGGTGGTATAAATCATTGCTCAATGCTAGTTTTTCTCTGATAATCCATTGAAAATTTCAGGGAACAAGTGCGTAACCTGCACGTTTTCTTCTGATGACCTGAGATGTGGCATCGATGCTTACCCGCTTCGCCACACTTTCCCTTTTTCAATCAAAGCGAAAGCACTAACTACAGTGACGATCAAACAATCCGACAGTACCCATGACGGGGATCTGGTACGCAGCAGTGCCACCGATCTTCCCGTTGGTGTGAAAAAGTCCCCGAAAATGTCACCGACCGCGCGAGTCGCGCTCTTAGTCTTCGGCGTTCTTGCAGCCGTTGGTTGGGGTGCAATTGCATTCTCCCGTGGTGAAACCATCAACTCCGTCTGGCTTGTTTTGGCAGCCGTCGGTTCCTACATCATTGCCTTTACGTTCTATGCCCGCCTGATCGAATACAAGGTGGTCAAGCCTAAGGATCAGCGAGCAACACCAGCTGAGTACGTCAATGACGGTAAAGACTTCGTCCCAACCGACCGTCGCGTGCTTTTTGGCCACCACTTCGCAGCTATCGCAGGTGCAGGTCCACTGGTTGGTCCTGTAATGGCAGCTCAGATGGGCTACCTCCCAGGTACCTTGTGGATCATTCTCGGCGTGATCTTCGCTGGTGCTGTCCAGGACTACCTTGTGCTGTGGGTCTCCACCCGCCGCCGTGGTCGCTCGCTTGGCCAGATGGTCCGCGATGAAATGGGCACCGTCGGTGGTTTTGCCGGCATCTTGGCCACCATCTCCATCATGATCATCATCATTGCCGTTTTGGCACTGATCGTGGTTAACGCACTGGCTGATTCCCCGTGGGGCGTTTTCTCCATCACCATGACCATCCCCATCGCGCTGTTCATGGGCGTGTACCTGCGCTACCTGCGTCCAGGCCGCGTCACTGAAGTGTCCATCATTGGCGTTGCGCTCCTGCTGCTGGCAATCGTTGCCGGTGGCTGGGTTGCCGAAACCGAGTGGGGAGTGGAGTGGTTCACCTGGTCCAAGACCACCTTGGCGCTCGCCCTGATCGGTTACGGAATCATGGCTGCGATTTTGCCAGTGTGGCTGTTGCTCGCGCCGCGCGACTACCTGTCTACCTTCATGAAGATCGGCGTCATCGGATTGCTTGCCGTGGGTATCCTTTTCGCCCGCCCAGAGGTGCAGATGCCATCTGTCACCTCATTCGCGGTGGAAGGAAACGGGCCGGTCTTCTCTGGAAGTCTGTTCCCATTCCTGTTCATCACGATCGCTTGTGGTGCACTGTCTGGTTTCCACGCGCTGATTTCTTCTGGAACCACGCCAAAGCTTGTGGAGAAGGAATCCCAAATGCGCATGCTCGGCTACGGCGGCATGTTGATGGAATCTTTCGTGGCGATGATGGCACTTATCACCGCCGTCATCTTGGACCGCCACCTCTACTTCTCCATGAACGCACCGCTGGCGTTGACTGGTGGAGATCCAGAAACCGCAGCGACTTGGGTGAACTCCATTGGCCTCTCCGGTGCCGATGTCACCCCAGAACAGCTCGCAGCAGCAGCTGAAGGCGTGGGCGAATCCACCATCATTTCCCGTACCGGTGGCGCACCAACTTTGGCGTTCGGTATGTCTGAAATCCTGGCCGGTTTTATTGGTGGGGCAGGCATGAAGGCATTCTGGTACCACTTCGCGATCATGTTTGAGGCTCTTTTCATCCTCACCACCGTCGACGCAGGTACCCGTGTTGCTCGCTTCATGATGACCGACACCCTCGGCAACGTTCCTGGTCTGCGCCGCTTCAAGGATCCAACATGGACCGTAGGTAACTGGATTTCAACCATCTTCGTATGTGCACTGTGGGGCGCGATCTTGCTCATGGGCGTGACCGATCCACTGGGTGGCATCAACGTGCTATTCCCACTGTTCGGTATTGCTAACCAGCTGCTCGCCGCCATTGCGCTGTCGTTGATCCTGGTTGTTGTGGTGAAGAAGGGCCTCTACAAGTGGGCCTGGATCCCAGGAATCCCATTGGCATGGGACCTCATTGTCACCATGACTGCCTCCTTCCAAAAGATCTTCCACTCTGATCCAGCTATTGGCTACTGGGCACAAAACGCTCGCTTCCGCCAGGCTAAGGCAGATGGCCTCACCGAGTTCGGCGCAGCCGGAACACCTGAAGCTATCGACGCCGTCATCCGCAACACGTTCATCCAGGGCATCTTGTCCATCCTTTTCGCGGTGTTGGTTCTCGTCGTCGTCGGCGCAGCGATTGCGATGTGCGCAAAGTCCATCAAGGCACGTTCTGCAGGAACCCCACTTGAAACCAGCGAAGAGCCAGACACTGAGTCCAACTTCTTCGCACCAACCGGCTTCCTCGCCTCCAAGCGGGACAAGGAAGTCCAAGCTATGTGGGACGAGCGTTACCCCGATGGCACACCAATTTCCTCGGGCGCACATTAAGGTTTGACCCATGACATATGTTGCAGATTTCTCCCGAACGCTGCTGAAGCTGCCACGCGCCATTTGGTGGTACCTCACCGAGCTCATGGGTGATACCGCATATGCCAAGTATGTGGCGCATCTTAGAGCTCATCATCCAGACAAAGACGTTCCCACTGAACGCGAATACTGGCGAGCTCGCTACGCCGAGCAGGACGCAAACCCCGGCGCCCGCTGCTGCTAGCGGTTGATCGGAAAGGCCCGTGCCTGAACTGCGCCCCGTTTTCCGGACTGGGTTAATTCTAAATGGTGTGGGTCTTTGCAAGGGTCTGGTTCCGATAGTGCATCGGGGCCAGACCCTTGAATTGTTCCTGTAGTCGGGTCGTGTTGTACCACAGGATGTAATCATCAATAGCTTGGCAGAACTCGTCGACGCTGCTGAAGGAAACACCGTGGTACATCTCAGATTTCAAGTGACCGAAGAAATTCTCCATCACTGAGTTGTCATAGCAATTTCCTTTCCGCGACATTGACTGCACGCCACCAATGTTTGTAATCAGGTTGCGCCAGCTGGTGTGCTGGTACTGGAAGCCTTGGTCGGTGTGCACAATGAGTCCTTCAGCCGGGCTGAACAGGGCAATGGCATCGGATAACGATCTTGATGTGAACTTGGTATTCGGTGATGTAGACAGCGTATGAGCCAAGATTGTTCGGTCACATAGATCCATAATCGGCGACAAGTAGACCTTGG
The window above is part of the Corynebacterium deserti GIMN1.010 genome. Proteins encoded here:
- a CDS encoding O-acetylhomoserine/O-acetylserine sulfhydrylase, which gives rise to MPKYDNSNANQWGFETRSIHAGQPVDGQTSARNLPIYQSTAFVFDSAEHAKQRFALEDLGPVYSRLTNPTVEALENRIASLEGGVHAVAFSSGQAATTNAILNLAGAGDHIVTSPRLYGGTETLFLITLNRLGIDISFVENPDDPESWQAAVQPNTKAFFGETFANPQADVLDIPAVAEVAHRNNVPLIIDNTIATAALVRPIELGADIVVASLTKFYTGNGSGLGGVLVDGGQFDWTVEREGKPVFPYFVTPDPAYHGLKYADLGAAAFGLKARVGLLRDTGSTLSAFNAWAAVQGIDTLPLRLERHNENAIKVAEFLDNHEKVEKVNFAGLKDSPWYATKEKLGLKYTGSVLTFEIKGGKDEAWAFIDALKLHSNLANIGDVRSLVVHPATTTHSQSDEAGLARAGITQSTIRLSVGIETIDDIIADLEAGFAAI
- a CDS encoding YbdD/YjiX family protein, translated to MTYVADFSRTLLKLPRAIWWYLTELMGDTAYAKYVAHLRAHHPDKDVPTEREYWRARYAEQDANPGARCC
- a CDS encoding carbon starvation CstA family protein, with amino-acid sequence MTIKQSDSTHDGDLVRSSATDLPVGVKKSPKMSPTARVALLVFGVLAAVGWGAIAFSRGETINSVWLVLAAVGSYIIAFTFYARLIEYKVVKPKDQRATPAEYVNDGKDFVPTDRRVLFGHHFAAIAGAGPLVGPVMAAQMGYLPGTLWIILGVIFAGAVQDYLVLWVSTRRRGRSLGQMVRDEMGTVGGFAGILATISIMIIIIAVLALIVVNALADSPWGVFSITMTIPIALFMGVYLRYLRPGRVTEVSIIGVALLLLAIVAGGWVAETEWGVEWFTWSKTTLALALIGYGIMAAILPVWLLLAPRDYLSTFMKIGVIGLLAVGILFARPEVQMPSVTSFAVEGNGPVFSGSLFPFLFITIACGALSGFHALISSGTTPKLVEKESQMRMLGYGGMLMESFVAMMALITAVILDRHLYFSMNAPLALTGGDPETAATWVNSIGLSGADVTPEQLAAAAEGVGESTIISRTGGAPTLAFGMSEILAGFIGGAGMKAFWYHFAIMFEALFILTTVDAGTRVARFMMTDTLGNVPGLRRFKDPTWTVGNWISTIFVCALWGAILLMGVTDPLGGINVLFPLFGIANQLLAAIALSLILVVVVKKGLYKWAWIPGIPLAWDLIVTMTASFQKIFHSDPAIGYWAQNARFRQAKADGLTEFGAAGTPEAIDAVIRNTFIQGILSILFAVLVLVVVGAAIAMCAKSIKARSAGTPLETSEEPDTESNFFAPTGFLASKRDKEVQAMWDERYPDGTPISSGAH
- a CDS encoding GntR family transcriptional regulator produces the protein MVETIWHRGSRVIKLDDHDLDELFDLRLSLDPLAIRSLAGKVSEDVVAELHRLAEVIDTHAHHVDNRLDVTNADLDFDEAIFRPTNNKRLLKIWRKLRAQLTLLLATRKSNPTYLKTVGHEHVELSTALADGAFDDAKTLVRDHIEVVFTQIRSQRESQEP